CGACGACGCGACACACATCTACGCGCTCGACCTGCTCGAACTGCCCCACGCCGCCGCCGGCATCGATCCCGGCCTGACCATCACCTCCGGCACCATCGAGATGGGTGCGCACACCTACCAGCTTTATCCTGGTGACGGCGGCTCCATCATGCCCGGTAAAAACACGTGGTATCTGTCCGGCGGCGATGCGCGCAGCCGCGCCGGCGACGCGATCTACTGGACCGCCGGGGTGGCCGGGCTCGACTGGCACTATTCGCTGGACAGCCTGCGCAAGCGCATGGGCGAGTTGCGCATGGGCGGGCTGCCCGAAAACGGAAACGTGTGGGTGACGGCCAACACCTACCGGCTCAACGCGGGCGGCGGCCTCGCCGGGGACGGCTTCACGCAGGACAGCTTCGGGATGACCGCAGGCGGAGACCGGCGCATCGACCTGTCCGGCGACCTCACGTTGCTGGCCGGCGGTTTCATCTCCTTCGCGCGGCACGAGCGGGACTTTGAGCGCCACGGCAGCGGCGAGACCTCCGGCTTTGGCTTGGGCGGCTACGCGACAGTGCTGCACAAGGACGGCTGGTATGGCGACTTCGTGCTGCGCGCCGACCGCAACAGCAACAAGCTGCACTCGCAGGCGGTGGACGGCCTTGTGACCGACGCGCGCTACGGCAGCGAGGCGGTGGGCGCGTCGCTGGAACTGGGCCGCTACGTGGCATCGGGCAACCTCTGGCTGGAGCCCTCGGTGCAGATGGCGCTGGCCCGCCTGGGCAGTGAGAGCTACGACACGGAGCGCCAGACCGTTTACCACGAGCCCATCCATGTGCGCATCGACGGATCGACGGCGATGCAGTATCGCGTGCAGATGCGCGGCGGCGTGGATCTCGGCCGCTGGCGTCCCTATCTCCGCGTGGCGGAGGTCAAGACCGACACGAGCGGCGGCAAGCTGCATGTGGAAGGCCGCGAATGGACGCCCGGCTTCGACGGCTGGCGTTTCGAGGCCGGCCTCGGCGCGGCCTACATGATAGACCCGGAAAGCCAGTTGTATTTCGATTATGAATACAACAAGGCCGACGCCTACGAACGCCCCTGGTCCCTGAGCCTCGGCTACCGCCGGGCCTGGTAAGGGGAAAATTACGAATGCCAAATGACGATTTCGGGGCTGCCGCCCCAACCACCGGCGCGGTAGCAAAGTAGCACAGACATTCCTGCCTGCCGTCGAAACAGAAGGCGCGAAGCGCCGCTGGCCTTTTTCTTTTTCCTGAGCAAAGCCGCGCTTCGCGCGATAAAATTAACCACGGCAGCTCGTCAGCGGGTCGCCGTGCCCTCAGCCGCGCCCATCATCAGCGACGCGCTGTTCCATGGCGCGCCGTATTCGGGCGCGGTTTCCATCCAAGGCATCTGCGCGCGCACCCACTTGCCGGGGATGCCGACAACATCGCCGCCGGTGCGCACGGCCTCGGACGAGGCGATGCCGGCGGCCTCACCCAGCGCATGCATCGTGGCCATCACGCGGACCGCCGCCGACGCCTCATGCGTCGCGGAAAGCGCGCGGCATGGCACGACGAGATTCGAGCAGTCCCTGGTCACGAGGCAGCGGAACGGCACCTCATACCAATCGCCCGGCGGCGGCGCGAAGCCGCCCCGCACCGCGCCTCGACCTCCCACCGCCTGATGCACATCCTGCGCGCCCTTGGGATTGTGAATGTCTATAAAATAGGTGGAGCGGGCCACGCCGTCCTCGAACTTGCGGCCGTCCACGATGTCCTGCTGCGTGATTGTATATAAGCCGTGGATGTGACGCGTCTCGCGCACGCCGACCTGGCAGGCGACTTTTTCGAGATGCGCATGACTGAAGCAAGGCACATTCTTTATCAGCCAGCCGGCGAGCAAAAAGGCCTGGCGCCGGCCCTCCATCTCCGCGCGGGACAAATCCTCGGGCGACAGGCCGGACGCCTCGCTGACCCGGGTCATGTTGAAATGCAGCACGCCGGCGCGCGGGTAATCATAAAAATGCACGAAATTCCTGTAGGGATAATGCAGTTCGCCGCTCGCGAGCGCTTTCTGGAAATAGGGCTCGACCAAGGCGCGCGCCTCGCGGTGCGTCTCGCAACGATACATTGCCTCCTTGTCCACATTGGCCATGCGGAAACTCGTGGTCATCGCCTGCGTGAGGTTGTCCTCCGGGCGGCCGATGTCGAATTTGCAGCCCGCCAGCGCGGCGAGGTCGCCGTCGCCGGAGCAATCTATAAACGTGCGCGCGCTGAATGCCGTCGTGCCGTTCTTGGAAAGCACGTGGACGGATTTTATATAACCACGTTCCACGCGCGCGCCGCTCAGGTAGCTGTGGAACCGCACGATCACGCCCGCCTCGGCGAGCATGCGGTCATAGACGCCTTTCAGGTATTCGTCGTCAAAGGCGTAGGTCGTGAGCCGCGAGCCGAATCCTCCGCCCTCCGCCAGCAGGGTGGAAACCTCCTTGAAAATTCCGCCGATGATGGAGCCCTTTTTCACGCTGTGGGCGCCGGGATATTCGTGCCCCGACCAGGGATTCACGAGGCCGGCCGTCGCCATGCCGCCGCAGAACCCATAACGCTCCACCAGCAACGTGCGCATGCCGCGGCGGGCCGCCGCGATCGCCGACGCCACGCCGGACGGGCCGCCTCCGCAAACAATGACATCAAAATCGAAACCGTTTTCGTCGGGGATTTTCTTCATCGGGAATGCCGGGATGCTTGGCGGAGCGTCCGCCCGTGAAAACCCTTTGGCCACTTTCCGTGTAAAGCGTTTCGGAGGTTGCCGCGCGCGAGACGATGATGGAAAAACATTGCCATGTCAGTTACCCGACGGCTTTCCCAGCGCGACCTCGCCCGCATCGCGAAGGTCTCGCACACCACGGTCTCGCTCGCGCTTCGCGACGACCCCACCATCTCGAAGGAGGTGCGCGACCGCATCCGCGCCATCGCGGTGCAGAACAACTACCGCCCCGATCCCGCGCTCGCCGCGCTCAACGCCTATCGCCTCGGCAAGCGCGTGGTGCCGTTCCAGGGCAACATCGCCTGGATAACGAACTTCGAGCACAAGGAGGACTGGCGGCGCATGATCCAGGCCGAGGGCTATTTCGAGGGCGCGCGCAAACGCGCGCAGGAGCTCGGCTATAATCTGGAGGAATTCTGGGTCGGCAATCCGAAGCTCTCGGCCAGGCGCGCCTCGCAGATATTGATCTCGCGCGGCGTGCGCGGCATCGTCGTGGCACCGCTCCCGGCCGCCGGCGAAATCGCGCTGGAGTGGGACCAGTTTTCCTCCGTCGCGATGGGTTATTCGCTCACGAAGCCGAAACTGCACATGGTGATGAACCACCAGTCGCGCAACATGCGCATCCTCGTGGCGCGGCTCGCGGAGATGGGCTACCGGCGGATCGGCCTCGCGATGCCCGGGCATGTCGATTCGCGGGTCGATCACAGTTACCTCGCCGGTTTCTGGATCGGGCGGCATTTGCAGCCGGCGGATGCAAAAAAGATCCCCGAGTTGCTGGCCGAAAACTTCGACGAGAAGACGCTCGGCATTTGGTATGACGCCAACAAGCCCGACGTGATCATCACCTCGGCGACGAGCGTGTATAAAGTCATCGACTGGCTGCATGAGAAACGCCTGCACGTCCCGCGCGATGTCGGCGTGGCGGTGGCCGCGACGCCGTTCGGCGACTCGGTGATCTCCGGTGTGAGCGAAAACGTGCACATGATCGGCGCGATGGCGGTGGACGCGGTGGTGGCGATGATCCATCGCAACGAGACCGGCGTGCCCGCGCAACCCACGCGCACGCTTGCCGAGGGCGTCTGGTCGCCAGGCAACACCATCAGTGTGCGGAAGCCCGCATCGGAAAAGCAGATGGGCGGGGGCATGCGCCGGAAGCTGCAATCCGGCGGATGAATCCTACTTTACAGAGACAATGAAACCGCCCTTCAACGGGCGTAAAAACTTTCCCAGTCTTTCGAGGACTTCCGAAAGACAACCCATGATTACCTCGCCCAATTCGTCCGTCCGGGGCATGCCATCCGGCATCATTGTCCCCATCATCACACCGTTCGACCAGGA
This genomic stretch from Termitidicoccus mucosus harbors:
- a CDS encoding FAD-dependent oxidoreductase; the protein is MKKIPDENGFDFDVIVCGGGPSGVASAIAAARRGMRTLLVERYGFCGGMATAGLVNPWSGHEYPGAHSVKKGSIIGGIFKEVSTLLAEGGGFGSRLTTYAFDDEYLKGVYDRMLAEAGVIVRFHSYLSGARVERGYIKSVHVLSKNGTTAFSARTFIDCSGDGDLAALAGCKFDIGRPEDNLTQAMTTSFRMANVDKEAMYRCETHREARALVEPYFQKALASGELHYPYRNFVHFYDYPRAGVLHFNMTRVSEASGLSPEDLSRAEMEGRRQAFLLAGWLIKNVPCFSHAHLEKVACQVGVRETRHIHGLYTITQQDIVDGRKFEDGVARSTYFIDIHNPKGAQDVHQAVGGRGAVRGGFAPPPGDWYEVPFRCLVTRDCSNLVVPCRALSATHEASAAVRVMATMHALGEAAGIASSEAVRTGGDVVGIPGKWVRAQMPWMETAPEYGAPWNSASLMMGAAEGTATR
- a CDS encoding LacI family DNA-binding transcriptional regulator; protein product: MSVTRRLSQRDLARIAKVSHTTVSLALRDDPTISKEVRDRIRAIAVQNNYRPDPALAALNAYRLGKRVVPFQGNIAWITNFEHKEDWRRMIQAEGYFEGARKRAQELGYNLEEFWVGNPKLSARRASQILISRGVRGIVVAPLPAAGEIALEWDQFSSVAMGYSLTKPKLHMVMNHQSRNMRILVARLAEMGYRRIGLAMPGHVDSRVDHSYLAGFWIGRHLQPADAKKIPELLAENFDEKTLGIWYDANKPDVIITSATSVYKVIDWLHEKRLHVPRDVGVAVAATPFGDSVISGVSENVHMIGAMAVDAVVAMIHRNETGVPAQPTRTLAEGVWSPGNTISVRKPASEKQMGGGMRRKLQSGG